The DNA window gaatttttctttctatatttctATCTCTCTTGTCCACTGAATGAGTCGATTTGATTTTTGCACAAATTTGCATGGAGCCAAAGTTTGATTTTTACCTATTGATACATCAGGTGTTGCTTATTCGAAACATATTGTGCACATATATTCCTATCATGGTGGGGATGATCTGAGGAACCACCTAGAGGTTTGTTCATTTTTATAAGAGTTTGTCTATTagatttgtttttatttctgtTTATCCACTGACTATACATTGAAAGCAGTCAGAGCACAAGATTCATATCTTATCTGCTTAATCTATGCTgatttcatcattttttcaTGGCTCAGATTGAAGCTCATTCTGGGAGTGTCAATGATCTTGCTTTTTCTTATCCAAACAAGCAGCTTTGTGTAGTAACATGTGGAGAGGATAGGGTCATCAAGGTTGGTTTTTTTTATAGTGTGTATTGTTGGGTGATAGatctcaattttttcttttgttttattttattttattttaatggtTCAAGATTTGCAGGTATGGGATGCAGTTACTGGTGGAAAGCAGTATACTTTTGAGGGTCATGAGGCACCTGTATATTCTGTATGCCCTCACCACAAAGAAAATATTCAggtaaaaattttcaatgtttGTTTGTGCATGTTTTGCATATCATTCCCTTGTGTTCTTTTAAATGTCTAATTACGTTCTGATGTGGCTCTACAGTTCATATTCTCTACTGCAACTGATGGAAAAATAAAGGCATGGTTGTATGATAACATGGGTTCCAGAGTTGATTATGATGCGCCTGGCCATTCATCTACTACAATGGCATATAGTGCTGACGGAACAAGGTTCTAACTGTTTTGCTTATTTTATATCTTCCTTTTCTGGGTGATACATGATCATGTGGTTTAAAGATTTACTTATTATCTTTGCATGGTTCATAGATTGTTCTCATGTGGCACAAACAAAGAAGGGGAATCTTCTTTAGTGGAATGGAATGAAAGTGAGGGAGCTGTGAAGCGCACTTATCACGGTCTGGGGAAGAGATCTGTAGGTGTAGTGCAATTTGATACCACTAAGAATCGATTCCTAGCTGCTGGTGATGAGTTTATGATCAAATTCTGGGACATGGATAATATAAACTTGTTGACGAGTGCTGATGCAGATGGTGGCTTACCGGTAACTTTGAGACTGCCATTGTCtttgtttactttattttaaattttgttgtttgtttgatttttttttgggtttgttATAACTTTCTTTTGTGGTAATTTATGTCTGAAACCCGCAGGCTTCCCCCTGTATTAGATTTAACAAGGATGGAATATTGTTGGCTGTCTCCACAACTGATAATGGAGTTAAAATTTTAGCAAATGCTGAAGGAATTAGGCTGCTTCGGACAGTGGAGAATCGTCCATTTGATGCTTCCAGAGTTGCTTCTGCCACTGTTGTTAAGGTAAGTGATTCAAATTCAGCTAATGTATTGCAAGTGCACATTCTGAATCCTTCATATTTATTTAGGCACCTAGTATGGGCGCTTTCCCTTCTACCAATGTAACGGTTGGAACAAGCCTTGCTGATAGAGCTCCTCCTGTAGCAGCCATGGTTGGGATTGTGAGTTATTTCTACTCTCAGTAAATTGATGCAGATTGTGTTTTTGTTGTGACAGTTAGTTGCTTTTCTTTTGCCCCTGTAGAATAACGATGCTCGAAGTTTAGCTGATGTCAAACCCAGGATTGCTGATGAAGCTGTGGATAAATCTAGGATATGGAAGATGACAGAAATCAATGAACCATCACAGTGTCGCTCTTTGAAACTTCCTGATAGTTTAGGGTCAATGAGGGTATGACCTCGTGCTAAAATTGTATATGTTCATTACATTTTGGCAACTGAAGTGGATGGATAAActtgtaattatttattattattattattattattattattattattattattattatgtacttTGCGAAATCAAGCATGTTGACATGACATTGCTTATGTGAATTCTTTTAGGTGCATGCAATTTGCATGAAGTTTTTTAGATGGTTTCAAGTAGTAAGACATTTTAAATTGTGTTTCAGGTAGCTAGGTTAATTTATACAAATCAAGGGGTTGCTATTTTGGCTTTGGCAGCCAATGGTGTTCACAAGCTTTGGAAATGGCAGAGAAATGATCGGAACAGCTCAGGGAAGGTAACAAAGCACCTGTAATATGTGTTGTTTATACATTTTAACATGTTCTTGTTCATTGGATTGTTAGTCTAAAAAATTTCCTGTGTAGGCCACTGCAAGTATTCAACCACAACTATGGCAACCAAATAGTGGAATACTGATGACCAATGATATCAGTGATACTAACCCAGAGGATGCTGTGTCATGCTTTGCACTGTCAAAGAATGACTCGTATGTTATGTCAGCTTCAGGGGGGAAAATTTCCCTGTTCAATATGATGACTTTCAAGGCATGTGGCTTTCTTTTTGaatgttttctattttaatgTATCTTTTAATGTATGCTCTAAATTAAGCAGTTTTGAAAgttctattaatttttattttgttgaacAAGCTTTCTTTTACTGGTTAATTGTTTCTGATTTTTCAAAGGAGGGGACAATAAACTAGCGAGCTTAAATAGATATAGCATGAAATTAATAGGACCCTGTGTTGATGGAGTCCTCCTTTCAAGTATAAAAGTACTGCAGTTATCAGTGGCTTGCACCTGGTTCACTTGAGGCCTTGTGTAGactgctttccttttatgctcATTGCAGTTATACATTGAGATTAAACATCAATTTCTGTGAATCTTAACTGCAGACAATGACTACTTTCATGCCACCACCACCGGCTgctacatttcttgcatttcaTCCTCAAGACAACAATATCATTGCTATTGGCATGGACGATTCTACAATACAAATTTACAATGTTAGGGTTGATGAGGTATTATGTCTATGCAAGGCCTAAAGCTTATAGTTGAATTGTGTAGATTGTTAGTTAACTTTTGCTACTTTTCTCTTATTATATCCCATGCCAAAAGGCATTGGTTGAGTGTCACAAGTTGGTTTTTGAAGTTTTTGACATTGGCCTCTCTTTTGATGTTTCCACCAAAGGTCAAAACCAAGCTGAAAGGTCATCAGAAGAGGATTACTGGACTTGCTTTTTCTCATGTTCTAAATGTGCTTGTATCATCTGGAGCTGACTCTCAGGTAAGGAAAATTTATATGGAACTATCGTGCTGAGTGGAGTGTTTCTTGATTTGATAAATGCTCAACTGGTTTCCTTATGTCCAACAGTTATGCGTTTGGAGTACGGATGGATGGGAAAAGCAAGCAAGTAAATTCCTGCAAATGCCTAATGGACGCGCACCAGCACCTCTAGCAGATACCCGAGTTCAATTCCATCTAGACCAGACCCATTTAATAGCTGTTCACGAAACTCAAATAGCCATATATGAGGCACCGAAGTTAGAATGCCTTAAGCAGGTAGGCTACTGCCTAGTTATATCTAAACACAATTATTGGTTTATGCATTTCTTTGCTTTGGTCTTGACTCTCTAACTTGATATTCTGGTTTTTCCGTTTTATATGATTAGTGGGTTCCGCGAGAAGCTAGTGGTCCAATCACACACGCAACCTATTCATGTGATAGTCAATCAATATTTGTAAGCTTTGAGGATGGAAGTGTTGGTGTTCTTACTGCCTCAACACTCAGATTAAGATGTAGAATAAATCCAACTGCTTATCTCCTTCCCAACCCAAGGTACCTTTCCTTTATCAATTTAGGAAAAGATCTATCATTGCAATATCCTTTTCTCTTGttatatacaataattaacaaaatttttgaCAGCTTGAGAGCACATCCTCTTGTGATTGCTGCACACCCGTCAGAACCCAATCAATTTGCATTAGGACTCAGTGATGGTGGAGTACATGTACTTGAACCGCTAGAGTCGGAAGGAAGATGGGGTTCTCCACCTCCTACTGAGAATGGTGCTGGGCCTAGCACTGCTTCAGGTAACACTATTTCAGAGCAACCACAAAGGTGACAAATGTATTATGAAGTACTTTCACCAAGGACTTGAGTGTATGTATTCATTTCGGTTGCATATGATCCCGCCCCCTGTTGCGTTTACTTGGCTTGCAAGGGGAAGCTGCGGAACTTAGGTGTTCATAATTTGTAGGAGGATAAATCAACAATGAATCAAATTACTCACCTTGTTAATGGCTCCTTAGTCAATTTCTGCTCCATGGGTCTATCAGAGCATGTTCATTCGTCCAGGATTATTACCCATTAAGTTTATGGTCTAATTCGGCTGGGGCGTTGCCGATGGATGTTACCTCCAGCTAAATGTAGCAACTATATCAGttgtgtttatttatctttaccTTCGATGCAAAGGATTCTTTTCTCAATATTTGGTGATTTGCGTTAAATGTTTTCAGAAGAAGTCAGACGTCGGCGATtgatttctttgaaaatttgTTAGATTTGCCGGTTGAtacaaaaaatatcaaaattcgCTAAAATGGATACTTGGTCCATGGCAAAATTTGGACATCTGTGGTTTTATAATATTCCTCTTTAATGatatcatatttatcttataTGCTCTCGCCCCTTGTCTCCTCCACTTCAATACTATTCTTCCTTGTACTGAACACACTGGTGGAAGTGGGAAGGATTACGGGAGTGGTCCAGAATTATGGACACAGAAGGGTTTATGTGTGGGAGAGATGCCAGATTGGGTTACTAAAGTAGCCCAGATCTTGATTATATTACTGGCTCAATTATGAATGTGGAAAGGAGTTGCGAACATAACAAGAAAGGtttcataaatatttattttattgctaaTGATGTCAACAGATCATTCTTTGTCCAATTTGTGGTTTGAAACTTAAGAAGACATGTAAATTTGGATTTTTGGGATCTAAAATGTATATACACACACACGTCACGACCCGACACTTGCATATACTTTAATTTCTACACAAATTTGGGACATTAAAGAAATATATTCATGCAGAGAAAACGTGTGATTGTTTCTTTGCAATGCTCGGCAGCCAAGTCAATATGACTATATCATCACAAAAAGTTGAATCTACCTTTATATGACTATATCATCGATTTACAGTATTAAACAAGTATCAGTGGCTGGTGGCGCTTAGCGATCCTTAGACAGTGCCAACTCCCTCGTGAAAACTTCAGTGTGTTAATGTTGCAACGGTTGTTTATTTGTTATGGTTGGTGGTGACAACTAACAACTAGTTTCGCCTTCGACCAGACTTCCTGTTTCTCTTACTGTTGCCGGGAGTAGATTGCTCATAAGCCACTGGTAACACTGTTCCGTCCTTGATTCCATTTGAATCTGTCATCTTATCAATTGTTTTTTGTGCTTGCACAAAAATCTTGACATCCCTAATCTGTGTGTCATATCATTTAACCCATCACATAACGATCAACTTGGGAAACTTGTACAGAATGAGAAGAAATTATTGAGAGTCTTTAGCAATACCTGTTCCTCCATATCAGTTATCTTTTGGTTCATGAATTTTACTAATGCGGCTTCCCTACAGGATCACATATTCAGACATAAGCTCAAGATTTAAGCAAAGTAAATGAAATATGTAATCAACATCCACTCAAACGATAAACATAGTGGTTAGGTAAGCAAATGGTATTTAACTCCTAACTACTTGACAGCTCAAATTTTGCAGACAACATGAAGTAAATATGTTTGTCTGCAGCCTTCCACTGCAAATAAAAACTATACCAACTACAATATTGTCATAATTACTTGAGTACTTGTAGTAGTTCAAATTTAAACTAACcaggaaaaaaaatgaagaaaactgCATTTACCTCTCTTCagcttctttaattttgtttcgCCACAGCTGTTGATTTTGTATGAGCTTCTTATTCTCCTATGAGCAGAAAGAACTGGCTAAATGAGAGTTgaaggaaaaataatgaaaatgcaGGAGAAAACAGGAAAGCTCACCTCAGCAACACCATTTCTCTCTTCTGTACACTTTTCCAGTTTATCTTGGATGTCCTGCAATCCAGAAGTTACAGCTTTCTCCACTGCTTCAGAGACAGAACTGTCCACTTTGCTTTTTGCCTCTGCCAGCAAAGATTCATAATACTACAACAACAACGGCACAAAGAGAATCCGAGTTCAGACACACATCAACAGCAATATTATTGCATCAGAAGATCATCACATGGAGGGAATCATTATTTAGCTTTAGCTATAATCCTAAAGCATTTATGACAAACCAAAGCATGCAGGTTCAGTACTCCTAAATTCTAACCACTCCTGTAATTATAATACTTCTAATGACATGTCAGGAACAAGTTGTTTCCAGTCAACCTTGATGACATAATATAGTCTATAGTTCCATACATCCAAAGCAGAGACTGTTTTCCATAGTTATTAAAATATCCCAGAGAATGAGTTTCAGGAGCATCAGTGTCAACTTACTTGTCTTTGAGTTTCCAGCTGAGATGTTAGAAGACGGTTGTATTCATCCAAAAtctgtttttgaaaaataacaatgaaTCACTAACCATGTATTGAAATGGGAAATATACTCAGAAACAGTCGtgctaatataataacaatgaaAACTTAATGttgttagaaaattaaaatgctATCCTATCAAATGATGATGTGGAACTATGTCTACAAGACAGTATATCTATTAAATGTAAAGCGGTTCATGCAAGCAGGCCAGTGATAATTAATCACAGCGAGCAAGATTATATCAGACCCAGATATGCATATGTTTCTATTTCAGGCTATCTGTCCAAGTTAGCTTCAGCATAAACACAGACACTTAGGAGTTTATATAGAACAAACATACTGCCTCAACTTTGCTGTTGTAGAGGGCTCCATCAATTTCTAGATCATCATGACATTCACACTCATCACAGTCTCCATTCTGTAGAATACAGCGGTAATTCATTCCCTCGAACTTGCCATCAACTTTGGATTGATTCTGGTTCAGCCGATGGACGTAACTGTCACCTACATAATCCCATATTTGCTGTGTCTTGAAATCAAGAGAATAACAGTGCTGGGTGTCTTTCCAATGCTGGATAGCATGTCCTTCCTTATATCTAGAGGAGGGAgataaagggaaaaaaaattataccaaaaTCTTTCCACAATATGAATTAATTGGGGCTTCTGTACACAACTTATCACTGAAAATTGAACACTTCAAATGATTATGTTACCTTCCACATCCAACAAACCCGCAAATCATACAAACCCAGGAATCATCTAACGTTCCACAAACAAAACAACTTGGCTTCTCATCTTGCTGTTGACAGAATCGACAGACCTAAAATATGATCATAATCCCTTCAGAATAATTATCAGGCAACATTATAATCCTTTCATATCACTTGCAATAAAACCAGAAACAGCTGTTGGTACCAGAAATTCccgcataataataataaataaaacacagAACAATCAAACTGCAAAAGTAGTGTTGAAAATTTATGTTCATATGAGGTCACTCTATTTCTAAAATCATACACGCCGAGATGTAGCAGGCATACAGTAAGCTGCTTCCTTCCTGAGATTTTTCAGAAAGTAACATTTTGTGACAATAGAATTGCCTAAACCAGCCAAAATAAGAACTTCAATACAAATTGGAAACAAGAATCGAAGGAATGAAAAACCTGCTTACCTGGCAAGACAAGTACGTCCACTTTGAAACACAAGGGCATTGAAAGGAGTGATCGCAAAGTGTAGTGAGTATTCCACTTCTATCCGGGTCCAATCTCTCTATCATTCAAAGAGCAAACCAGAACACACAAATCATAAACATCACAAGATTATTTCCATcctctaaaaaaataatgaatgaaGCAAAACACACAAAGCCACAGCAAAAGCAAATGCAGCCTACCGAGGCAAACTGGACAAGTTGGTATTTCAGTACATCCATCAGGAGGAGTCCCAGCAATATCTGCACATTCTGAGTACTCCACAGAAACCAAAAACAGGATATGGCACACCTCTGCCTAAATTTTAATCATCATTtgcaaaagaaagagaaaagataagCAAACTAAGGTAATTCACTGGAAGATTGGTATACATATTAAGTGAATGAACCAAATTTCATAAACAAGACATTAACCTCTCCAGGAGAAAAAGTCTTGCCATTGAAATTGGTATAAAACGCATCAGCTGCACGCTGATCCTGAAGTTCAATCAGCACACTGTAGCGATCTTCCATTCCATCATTCCTACACATGTCAAATCACGATTTTGGGATTTCAACGAAAGAAATATGCAAAGAAAGCAACAAACGTTTGCGGAACCAAGAAGTAGAAACGGTACCTGATGAAGAGGAGGCGGTGGAGATGGTGGAGGTGGGGTCCGCACCAGCGAATGAGGTCATCGAAGGAGAGGTAATTGGGAACGGCGAGAATGAAGACAAGGGAAGAGCGAGAGCTAGGGCTTGGGATCGAGGAGTGAGAGGAGCTCCGGAACAAGTGGAGAACCCCTCTTCGCTCCCTGAATTTAGGGCTCGAATCTTCATCGTTTTCGGAGAAGATGGATTCAGGGTCCAGAGGCTGCTCCGAGTCGACCGAGTGAACTCGGAGGAAGAACATGGCGCCGATTCTGAGAGGAAGAActcaacaagaacaagaacgAGTCTCTGCTTCTCACTTCTCAGGGGTGCGATGTGGCGCAATTGTGAAATTCGTAAATGTAAGGGTCGaaaaactaaatataaattaaattctcCCCGAGAGATTAGAAAGTCAGGGGCAATTGTGTAATCTAATATACATGTGACGTTGGTTTCATTAGATTTCGCAAATTAGATGAGGATAAATAGGCAAAGCTTTAAACTTTCCACTTCGAGTATGTGAGACTTCTTTTTGCTGTTAATTGCGAGTGATTCATGACTAGGTCTGTATcatttcttaattaattttccttttaaacaaaaagaaagcaaagtgTGACGTCAGCGTGTCTGGTTTAAGACTTAAGACGACGACGTTCTGCGCCAACCAATTAAGCAAAGCATGCTTAACATTACTAATTtcaaatactaattaaatatctaatataaaaaaaaatctaaactcAAATCGGATTCTCCGTTCATTACGCGGTTTCGCAATCTCTGCTTTGTCTTaaccttttctcttttctctctttactCCAATAAACTTAACGCCATAGAACTCATCACAGACACAAAgagactctctctctctctctctcgcgcTCTCTNNNNNNNNNNNNNNNNNNNNNNNNNNNNNNNNNNNNNNNNNNNNNNNNNNNNNNNNNNNNNNNNNNNNNNNNNNNNNNNNNNNNNNNNNNNNTCGCCGGAAATTTGGCCCCTGAACTCGAAGTCCTTGTCGTCAAAGCCACGAGCCACGAAGAGGTTCCCGCCGATGACAAGTACGTAAGGGAAATCCTGAGCCTCACTTCGCATTCAAGGGGCTACGTCAATGCATGCTTGATCACGATTTCTAAGAGGCTTTCCAAGACGCGTGATTGGATTGTTGCTGTCAAGGCACTTATGCTTGTTCATAGGGTTCTCGTTGATGGGCACCCTCTTTTTGAGGAAGAGCTTGTGTATGCAACACGCAGAGGGATGAGGATCCTTAAcatgagtgatttcagggacGAGGCTCATTCAAGTTCTTGGGATCATGCCGGTTTTGTCAGGGTTTATGCATTGTACCTTGATGAGAAAGTTGAGTTTGTGGCTTATCAGAGGATGCTCagaagtggtggtggtggtggtgaatCTGGTGGTGATGGTGAATTTAGGGATGAGTTTGGTTCTGGAATTGGTAGGAGGACTAGGTCTTATGGTGATGTGAGTGAGTCATATGGAAGAGAGCATAATCCGAGGAATGAGGTTGTGACCCCTGTTAGGGAGATGGGATCTGAGAGGGTTTTGGAGAGGTTGAAGCATTTGCTTCGGATCCTCGACCGTGTTTTAGGTTGTAGGCCGAGTGGCGCCGCCAAGAGTAGTAGGCTTGTGCTAGTTGCGCTTTACCAGGTTGTGAGGGACAGCTTCAAGGTTTATGTGGAATTGTGTGATGTGTTGGGAGTGTTGTTGGATCGGTTCACTGAAATGGAATATGCACATTGTGTAAAGGCCTTTGATTGTTATGTTGGCGCGGCCAAGACGATGGATGAGCTTGTTGGCTTCTACAGTTGGTGCAAGGACATGGGAATTGCAAGGTCATCTGAGTACCCTGAAGTGCAGAGAATCACGGATAAGCTTCTCGCCACACTTGAGGGTTTCTTGAAAGAGAAGACTATTAGAGCAAAAAGTCCTGAGAGGAACATTGAACAGGCCAAGGTAACTGTCATAGAgaaagagacagagacagagcCAGAAATCAATGAGATGAAGGCACTCCCGGCACCTGAGAACTTCACACCAGCACCGCCGCCCTCGTTTGTTGCGCAGCCTAAGCCGGCAGCTCCTACTCATAAGGAGACAAATGATTTAGTGGATTTAAGGGACAATGGCAATTCAGCTGATGAGCAAGGGAATAAACTAGCATTGGCATTGTTCAATGGACAAGCAGCAGTGAGGGGAGAAGGTTCTTGGGAGNNNNNNNNNNNNNNNNNNNNNNNNNNNNNNNNNNNNNNNNNNNNNNNNNNNNNNNNNNNNNNNNNNNNNNNNNNNNNNNNNNNNNNNNNNNNNNNNNNNNNACCTGGCAAAGCAGATTGGGAACTTGCATTGGTAGAGACAAGTAGCAACTTGTCGAAGCAAAAAGCAGATTTGGCAGGTGGATTTGATCCACTGCTACTGAATGGGATGTATGATCAAGGTGCTGTGAGGCAACATGTGAACACAAATCAACTGAGTGGTGGGAGTGCTAGCAGTGTGGCACTCCCAGGACCCGGCAAGAGCGCCACGCCCATTCTGGCTCTGCCTGCCCCGGATGGAACAGTGCAGGCAGTAGGGCCGCAGGATCCGTTCGCAGCGTCGCTGGCAGTGCCGCCGCCGTCTTATGTGCAAATAGCagacatggagaggaagcagcATTTGCTTGTGCAGGAGCAACAAGTATGGCAGCAGTATGGGAGAGATGGGATGCAGGGTCAGGTGGGGTTAGCAAGGGTTGCTGGTTCTGGCTACTATGTTGCTGGCCCTCAACCTGTGATCATGCCTTATGGAATGCCACAGTTTGGTGTTGGTGGTGGATACCACCACCATGCACCTTTTTGACTTGCATTGGTTCGCTTTTTATTGGGGCTCTTTGTTTTTGCGCCAAActatgtttttttctttcttttctacgAGCTGTGTGGTGTATCTAAGTTTGTTTGGCAATGCGGTTGCCCAGGTGCCAGAGGGGATATCTATACATATTTAAGAGTTTTGTACTTGTCAAGTATTAAGTTACATACTACAAtctacaacaataataataattgttattATGAATGTTGTGTACTCTTTCTTCTTTATGCTTTTCTTTGAAGATTAACGATAATAGTTACAGAATGTAATAGATGACGAACAACCCCTAGCTATAGCATCATTGTATGTTTCTCATCTCCATCCGCATTGGCGTGATTTCATTAAAAATGATACTAATATTACAAGGTGGACAACGACCAGGGCAATGACGTAATAAAAATTGGCTCCGCCCGAAGCCTGAACCCTATTGTCATTAATGAGTGACGCTAACGAGAAACCCTATGTAATTTGTTTAGGGAgagtatgaggagccaatggaatatttgtataatagaagtttatggagtattagaaatataatcattaatattatctttttcCATTTTGGGATGAATGGTATCATAACATGGTATTAGAACGCTAGATTCAAAAGGTCAAGAGTTTAATCCTTAGTGAATTCCAAAA is part of the Arachis duranensis cultivar V14167 chromosome 1, aradu.V14167.gnm2.J7QH, whole genome shotgun sequence genome and encodes:
- the LOC107461712 gene encoding LOW QUALITY PROTEIN: topless-related protein 4-like (The sequence of the model RefSeq protein was modified relative to this genomic sequence to represent the inferred CDS: inserted 1 base in 1 codon), producing the protein MSSLSRELVFLILQFLDEEKFKETVHKLEQESTFFFNMRYFEDMVTNGEWDEVEKYLSGFTKVDDNRYSMKIFFEIRKQKYLEALDKQDRAKAVDILVKDLKVFAAFNEELFKEITQLLTLDNFRHNEQLSKYGDTKSARGIMLAELKKLIEANPVFRDKLQFPTLKNSRLRTLINQSLNWQHQLCKTPRTNPDIKTLFVDHSCGQQNGARAPSPVTNPLMGAVPKAGGFPPLSAHGVSKHQIXINPSPVPHPSASAGPIGLASANNAAAILKRPRTPPTNNPTMDYQTADSDHVMKRTRPFGISDEVNNLPVNLLPVAYSSQSHGQSSYSSDDLPKTVVMTLSQGSTVKSMDFHPLQQILLLVGTNMGDIMVWDIGSRDRIAHRNFKVWELGSCSVALQASLSNDYSASVNRVVWSPDGTLCSVAYSKHIVHIYSYHGGDDLRNHLEIEAHSGSVNDLAFSYPNKQLCVVTCGEDRVIKVWDAVTGGKQYTFEGHEAPVYSVCPHHKENIQFIFSTATDGKIKAWLYDNMGSRVDYDAPGHSSTTMAYSADGTRLFSCGTNKEGESSLVEWNESEGAVKRTYHGLGKRSVGVVQFDTTKNRFLAAGDEFMIKFWDMDNINLLTSADADGGLPASPCIRFNKDGILLAVSTTDNGVKILANAEGIRLLRTVENRPFDASRVASATVVKAPSMGAFPSTNVTVGTSLADRAPPVAAMVGINNDARSLADVKPRIADEAVDKSRIWKMTEINEPSQCRSLKLPDSLGSMRVARLIYTNQGVAILALAANGVHKLWKWQRNDRNSSGKATASIQPQLWQPNSGILMTNDISDTNPEDAVSCFALSKNDSYVMSASGGKISLFNMMTFKTMTTFMPPPPAATFLAFHPQDNNIIAIGMDDSTIQIYNVRVDEVKTKLKGHQKRITGLAFSHVLNVLVSSGADSQLCVWSTDGWEKQASKFLQMPNGRAPAPLADTRVQFHLDQTHLIAVHETQIAIYEAPKLECLKQWVPREASGPITHATYSCDSQSIFVSFEDGSVGVLTASTLRLRCRINPTAYLLPNPSLRAHPLVIAAHPSEPNQFALGLSDGGVHVLEPLESEGRWGSPPPTENGAGPSTASGNTISEQPQR
- the LOC107461702 gene encoding BRAP2 RING ZnF UBP domain-containing protein 1, yielding MFFLRVHSVDSEQPLDPESIFSENDEDSSPKFRERRGVLHLFRSSSHSSIPSPSSRSSLVFILAVPNYLSFDDLIRWCGPHLHHLHRLLFIRNDGMEDRYSVLIELQDQRAADAFYTNFNGKTFSPGEAEVCHILFLVSVEYSECADIAGTPPDGCTEIPTCPVCLERLDPDRSGILTTLCDHSFQCPCVSKWTYLSCQVCRFCQQQDEKPSCFVCGTLDDSWVCMICGFVGCGRYKEGHAIQHWKDTQHCYSLDFKTQQIWDYVGDSYVHRLNQNQSKVDGKFEGMNYRCILQNGDCDECECHDDLEIDGALYNSKVEAILDEYNRLLTSQLETQRQYYESLLAEAKSKVDSSVSEAVEKAVTSGLQDIQDKLEKCTEERNGVAEENKKLIQNQQLWRNKIKEAEEREAALVKFMNQKITDMEEQIRDVKIFVQAQKTIDKMTDSNGIKDGTVLPVAYEQSTPGNSKRNRKSGRRRN
- the LOC107461691 gene encoding putative clathrin assembly protein At2g25430 (The sequence of the model RefSeq protein was modified relative to this genomic sequence to represent the inferred CDS: added 129 bases not found in genome assembly) — protein: MASSTIRKAIGVVKDQTSISIAKVAGNLAPELEVLVVKATSHEEVPADDKYVREILSLTSHSRGYVNACLITISKRLSKTRDWIVAVKALMLVHRVLVDGHPLFEEELVYATRRGMRILNMSDFRDEAHSSSWDHAGFVRVYALYLDEKVEFVAYQRMLRSGGGGGESGGDGEFRDEFGSGIGRRTRSYGDVSESYGREHNPRNEVVTPVREMGSERVLERLKHLLRILDRVLGCRPSGAAKSSRLVLVALYQVVRDSFKVYVELCDVLGVLLDRFTEMEYAHCVKAFDCYVGAAKTMDELVGFYSWCKDMGIARSSEYPEVQRITDKLLATLEGFLKEKTIRAKSPERNIEQAKVTVIEKETETEPEINEMKALPAPENFTPAPPPSFVAQPKPAAPTHKETNDLVDLRDNGNSADEQGNKLALALFNGQAAVRGEGSWEAFPSNGEPEVTSAWQTPAAEPGKADWELALVETSSNLSKQKADLAGGFDPLLLNGMYDQGAVRQHVNTNQLSGGSASSVALPGPGKSATPILALPAPDGTVQAVGPQDPFAASLAVPPPSYVQIADMERKQHLLVQEQQVWQQYGRDGMQGQVGLARVAGSGYYVAGPQPVIMPYGMPQFGVGGGYHHHAPF